The following proteins are co-located in the Sulfurospirillum deleyianum DSM 6946 genome:
- a CDS encoding phosphoribosylaminoimidazole synthetase encodes MVCAEKLQRLVMAGVLLVAMYLMSIGSIYGTVLLSFVIGMIVLWAITDFCPSIWLFAKLFGTCKSSR; translated from the coding sequence ATGGTGTGTGCTGAAAAATTGCAACGTTTGGTGATGGCTGGGGTACTTTTGGTGGCGATGTATCTTATGAGTATTGGCTCAATTTATGGAACGGTGTTACTTAGTTTTGTGATTGGCATGATTGTGCTATGGGCGATTACCGATTTTTGTCCTTCCATTTGGTTGTTTGCTAAACTCTTTGGAACGTGCAAATCAAGCCGTTAG
- a CDS encoding endonuclease/exonuclease/phosphatase family protein, translated as MRFLLLFVPFFLFGLEFKVATYNIENLFDATKNGNEYKEYSPNTKHGWNEAMVERKIAHIAQVIGDINADVIALAEVENKAILERLNNALGAKKYPYLFYPKKKERVSIESALLSRFPIAQTDSLFMKDQPRGIHRITLKIEQNLLDVYINHWPAHKEKEDERLVYATTLKNSLLKEKDKAFILLGDFNSPYQVQKEDWGLGFVTVLGVGDKSAPLYNTWYDLPQNERYSHSYGKQKTALDHIVIAPTLYDAKGIEYKANSLKRFEAPYMLDVKGNPKRWQISDRGKGKHLGEGYSDHFPVTAIFHTLKD; from the coding sequence ATGCGTTTTTTACTTCTTTTTGTTCCCTTTTTTCTCTTTGGATTGGAGTTTAAAGTCGCCACGTATAACATTGAAAATCTTTTTGATGCCACCAAAAATGGGAATGAATATAAAGAATACTCGCCCAACACCAAACACGGCTGGAATGAAGCGATGGTGGAGCGTAAAATCGCGCACATCGCACAGGTTATTGGCGATATAAATGCGGATGTGATTGCCCTTGCAGAGGTCGAAAATAAGGCGATTTTAGAGCGTTTAAACAACGCCTTAGGTGCTAAAAAGTACCCCTATCTCTTTTATCCCAAAAAGAAGGAGCGTGTCTCTATAGAATCCGCACTGCTTTCACGTTTTCCCATTGCTCAAACCGACTCTTTGTTTATGAAAGACCAGCCTAGAGGCATTCACCGCATTACGCTTAAGATAGAGCAAAATCTTTTAGATGTTTACATTAACCATTGGCCAGCGCATAAGGAAAAAGAGGATGAACGCCTTGTCTATGCGACAACTTTAAAAAATAGTTTGCTTAAAGAAAAGGACAAAGCCTTTATTTTGTTGGGGGATTTTAACTCACCGTATCAGGTGCAAAAAGAGGATTGGGGTTTAGGCTTTGTCACGGTTTTAGGCGTGGGCGATAAAAGTGCCCCTTTGTATAACACATGGTATGACCTGCCACAAAATGAGCGCTACTCGCACAGTTATGGCAAACAAAAAACCGCACTTGACCACATCGTCATTGCGCCAACGCTTTACGATGCCAAAGGCATAGAGTATAAAGCCAACTCTTTAAAACGGTTTGAAGCACCTTATATGCTGGATGTTAAGGGCAACCCCAAACGATGGCAAATCAGCGATAGAGGCAAAGGAAAGCATCTAGGAGAGGGGTATTCTGACCATTTTCCTGTGACTGCGATTTTCCATACGTTAAAAGATTAA
- a CDS encoding carbonic anhydrase produces the protein MKIADLISGYEKFKDTKFKKYENKFLDLVKNGQNPKVLFIACSDSRVDPSLITLAEPGELFVLRNVGNFVPPFAPDDDYHATAAGIEYAVSVLEVTDIIVCGHSHCGAIETMYTKITDINLVHVKKWLELGLEAKNYVTQKLISQSVSHEERLELTEKISLLFQSKNLLTYPDVERRVNEGELFIRSWYYRLDTGELEYFNTESGEFEPMSSISEF, from the coding sequence ATGAAAATTGCGGATTTAATCAGTGGCTATGAAAAATTTAAAGATACGAAGTTTAAAAAGTATGAAAATAAGTTTTTAGATTTGGTCAAAAACGGTCAAAATCCAAAAGTTTTATTTATTGCGTGTAGTGATTCAAGGGTGGATCCTTCTTTAATTACGCTTGCTGAACCTGGTGAACTGTTCGTTTTGCGAAACGTGGGAAATTTCGTTCCTCCTTTTGCCCCTGATGATGACTATCATGCTACGGCAGCAGGTATTGAGTATGCGGTTTCTGTACTTGAAGTGACCGATATCATCGTGTGTGGGCATTCGCATTGTGGGGCGATTGAGACGATGTACACAAAGATTACTGATATTAATCTCGTGCATGTTAAAAAGTGGCTAGAGTTAGGACTGGAAGCGAAAAACTATGTGACACAGAAGTTGATTTCGCAAAGCGTTTCGCATGAAGAACGCTTGGAATTAACCGAGAAAATTTCCCTGCTTTTTCAGTCTAAAAATCTTCTCACCTATCCAGATGTAGAGCGTCGTGTGAATGAGGGTGAGCTTTTTATTCGCTCATGGTATTATCGTTTGGATACGGGTGAATTGGAGTACTTTAACACCGAATCGGGTGAATTTGAGCCAATGTCTTCAATCAGTGAGTTTTAA
- a CDS encoding pyrimidine/purine nucleoside phosphorylase, with product MEFKNATISKKANVYFDGKVVSYTVKCEDGTTKTLGVMQEGDYTFNTGAAEVMEFLSGELSVELPNQTEPLVIHGEATFDVPANASFTLHVKTVATYCCAYAN from the coding sequence ATGGAATTTAAAAACGCAACCATTTCAAAAAAAGCCAATGTCTATTTTGATGGCAAAGTGGTCAGCTACACCGTAAAATGTGAAGATGGTACGACTAAAACGCTAGGTGTGATGCAAGAAGGTGATTATACGTTTAACACAGGTGCAGCTGAAGTCATGGAGTTTTTAAGCGGAGAACTCAGCGTTGAGCTTCCTAACCAAACAGAGCCTTTGGTGATTCACGGAGAAGCCACCTTTGACGTCCCTGCAAACGCTAGTTTTACCTTACATGTAAAAACCGTAGCAACCTATTGTTGCGCTTACGCTAACTAA
- a CDS encoding NAD(P)/FAD-dependent oxidoreductase, with the protein MKIHDICFIGAGASALMAASHLQGSDVALIDSNTKMGAKLLISGGGKCNLTNRYASEANYLGNRAFIKPILEAFDASATLKFVKGERLSLEERSHGQIFCANSAKELVSIFGRLSAFCTFYLSTTVLHVRKEEHFIIHTTKGEIHAKKLVVASGGLSYASIGASDIGFKIAEQFGHTIITPAPALVGLTLQKEQFWMKELSGIALPVALHVEGKTFSENLLFAHKGISGPCVLSGSLYWKKGNICIDFLPHISSMEALFKTHAKKQITTALGLPKRFSKAFLDAVRLEDKVLSKLNANEKELLTSLKAYTFSPAGNFGYTKAEVTRGGISTDEIDGASMQSLKCEGLYFIGEVLDVTGELGGFNFQWAFASAMRFAKAV; encoded by the coding sequence TTGAAAATTCACGACATTTGTTTTATTGGAGCGGGGGCAAGTGCCTTAATGGCGGCTTCGCATCTGCAAGGAAGCGATGTTGCGCTTATTGATAGCAATACCAAAATGGGTGCAAAACTGCTTATCTCTGGTGGAGGTAAGTGTAACCTCACCAATCGTTATGCGAGTGAAGCGAATTATTTGGGAAATAGGGCGTTTATAAAGCCCATTTTAGAAGCGTTTGATGCCTCTGCAACGCTCAAGTTTGTTAAGGGAGAGCGTTTAAGTTTAGAAGAGCGTTCTCATGGGCAAATCTTTTGTGCCAACAGTGCCAAAGAGTTAGTCTCCATTTTTGGGCGATTAAGTGCTTTTTGCACCTTTTATCTCTCTACGACAGTTTTACATGTAAGAAAAGAAGAGCATTTTATCATTCACACCACAAAGGGTGAGATTCATGCCAAAAAGCTGGTGGTTGCTAGTGGCGGGCTTAGTTATGCAAGCATAGGGGCGAGTGATATTGGCTTTAAAATCGCAGAGCAGTTTGGGCACACAATCATCACTCCTGCGCCTGCACTGGTAGGCTTAACCCTTCAAAAAGAGCAGTTTTGGATGAAGGAACTCAGCGGTATTGCCTTGCCTGTTGCTTTACATGTAGAAGGTAAAACCTTTAGTGAAAACCTTCTTTTTGCGCACAAAGGCATTAGCGGTCCTTGTGTGCTGAGTGGCTCTTTGTATTGGAAAAAAGGGAACATTTGCATTGACTTTTTACCCCATATTTCTTCGATGGAAGCCTTATTTAAAACCCATGCCAAAAAGCAGATAACCACCGCACTAGGACTGCCAAAACGTTTTAGCAAAGCCTTTTTAGATGCGGTGCGTCTGGAAGATAAAGTGCTCTCAAAATTAAATGCCAATGAAAAAGAGCTTTTGACCTCACTCAAAGCCTACACCTTTTCACCTGCTGGAAATTTTGGCTATACCAAAGCTGAAGTCACAAGGGGTGGCATAAGTACGGATGAAATTGATGGTGCTTCGATGCAAAGTTTAAAATGCGAAGGGCTTTATTTTATTGGTGAAGTCTTAGATGTCACAGGCGAGCTTGGCGGTTTTAATTTTCAATGGGCGTTTGCCTCAGCAATGCGTTTTGCTAAGGCAGTATAA
- a CDS encoding SIMPL domain-containing protein (The SIMPL domain is named for its presence in mouse protein SIMPL (signalling molecule that associates with mouse pelle-like kinase). Bacterial member BP26, from Brucella, was shown to assemble into a channel-like structure, while YggE from E. coli has been associated with resistance to oxidative stress.), producing MKRFFSFFMMAIFPLFLSADMEITTQESVTRVLIPDCLRGELSFEEEHKNSNVIKEHLNALVAEVKAFDSNNELCQGGGYRLYPSYTYQDNKQIFMGYKGSLFFSCAFNSVEQYNTLVERLEKVKAPSIITHQGALAWVVSGGVQDANRLALRSSLLKVANEQALSFSKETHQTCVVKEVAFENTTSSHPLLMRAAPAAKSFSSVPTQAPLVHHETLVLGATVRYACAPQK from the coding sequence ATGAAACGATTTTTTTCTTTTTTTATGATGGCTATTTTTCCTCTGTTTTTGAGTGCAGATATGGAGATTACTACGCAAGAGAGTGTCACACGTGTGCTGATTCCTGATTGTTTGCGTGGTGAATTATCGTTTGAAGAAGAGCATAAAAATAGTAACGTGATTAAAGAGCACCTCAATGCTTTGGTGGCGGAAGTCAAAGCGTTTGATAGTAACAACGAGCTGTGTCAAGGGGGTGGCTATCGCCTTTATCCTTCCTATACGTATCAAGATAACAAACAAATTTTTATGGGCTACAAGGGAAGTCTCTTCTTTTCGTGTGCGTTCAACTCCGTTGAGCAGTACAACACGCTGGTTGAAAGACTAGAAAAGGTAAAAGCGCCTAGCATCATCACTCATCAAGGGGCTTTGGCATGGGTTGTTAGTGGTGGGGTACAAGATGCTAACCGTTTGGCATTGCGCTCATCGTTATTAAAAGTAGCCAATGAACAAGCCCTCTCTTTTTCCAAAGAGACCCATCAAACCTGTGTGGTGAAAGAAGTGGCTTTTGAAAATACCACATCATCGCATCCTCTCTTAATGAGGGCAGCTCCAGCTGCTAAGTCTTTCTCATCTGTCCCGACACAAGCCCCTTTGGTGCATCATGAAACCTTGGTGCTGGGTGCAACCGTGCGTTATGCGTGTGCGCCACAAAAATAA
- a CDS encoding tRNA (cytidine(34)-2'-O)-methyltransferase — protein sequence MFNIVLVHPQIPQNTGSIGRMCVNADCSLHIVKPTMFEISDKTVKRAGLDYWHLLDVHVYESLEDFLKMHADKVERFFFATTKTKKPYFEASFQAGDFLFFGGESTGLPMELMQLKWENAITIPMGKNGRSLNQATSAGIILYDAIRQNFSAFAMV from the coding sequence ATGTTTAACATTGTTTTAGTTCACCCTCAAATTCCTCAAAATACAGGAAGCATTGGTCGTATGTGTGTGAATGCGGATTGTAGTTTGCACATTGTCAAACCCACCATGTTTGAGATTAGCGATAAGACCGTTAAGCGAGCGGGGCTTGATTATTGGCATTTGCTGGATGTGCATGTGTATGAAAGTTTAGAGGATTTTTTAAAGATGCATGCCGATAAAGTAGAGCGTTTCTTTTTTGCCACAACCAAAACGAAAAAACCTTATTTTGAAGCCTCGTTTCAAGCAGGGGATTTTCTCTTTTTTGGAGGCGAATCCACAGGACTTCCGATGGAATTGATGCAGTTGAAATGGGAAAATGCCATTACCATACCCATGGGAAAAAATGGCAGAAGCCTCAATCAAGCTACCTCCGCTGGCATTATTCTCTACGATGCGATTCGTCAAAATTTTAGCGCATTTGCAATGGTATAA
- the purU gene encoding formyltetrahydrofolate deformylase: MDVNKNYILKIDCSDEKGLIYRIADVVFKYQLNIIKNDEYVDRENGKFFMRAELNGEADLNAFKGTLQAMLPARSNIHVVEARKKDIILMGTKEIHCLGDILLKHDSGDLNANILAIVSNYEDLKGLSDKFNVPFHCVSHEGLNRVEHEAKVLEVLAGYSVDYIVLAKYMRILSSEFVGHYEEKMINIHHSFLPAFIGANPYKQAYERGVKIIGATAHFVNNHLDEGPIIAQDVIHVNHEMSWRDMQKAGRNVEKVVLSNALDLVFEERIFVHDNKTIIF, from the coding sequence ATGGATGTAAATAAAAATTATATTTTAAAAATTGATTGTTCTGATGAGAAAGGGTTGATTTATCGCATTGCGGATGTGGTGTTTAAATACCAGCTCAATATTATCAAAAACGATGAGTATGTGGATAGGGAAAATGGCAAGTTTTTTATGCGCGCGGAGTTAAACGGAGAGGCAGATTTGAATGCGTTTAAAGGCACCCTTCAGGCGATGCTTCCTGCCCGTTCTAACATTCATGTCGTTGAGGCACGCAAAAAAGATATTATTCTGATGGGTACCAAAGAGATACACTGTTTGGGTGATATTTTGCTCAAACACGATAGTGGCGATTTGAATGCGAACATCTTAGCGATTGTCTCAAACTACGAAGATTTAAAGGGGCTTAGCGATAAGTTCAATGTTCCTTTTCATTGTGTGAGTCATGAGGGATTAAACCGAGTTGAACATGAAGCAAAAGTTTTAGAGGTATTGGCTGGATACAGTGTGGATTATATTGTGCTTGCCAAATACATGCGTATTTTATCGAGCGAATTTGTAGGGCATTATGAAGAGAAGATGATTAATATTCACCACTCATTTTTGCCTGCGTTTATTGGTGCAAATCCTTATAAACAGGCGTATGAGAGAGGTGTGAAGATTATAGGGGCGACGGCGCACTTTGTCAATAACCATTTGGATGAAGGGCCTATTATTGCGCAAGATGTCATTCATGTCAATCATGAAATGAGCTGGAGAGATATGCAAAAAGCAGGGCGCAATGTGGAAAAAGTCGTTCTTTCCAATGCCCTTGATTTGGTGTTTGAAGAGCGCATTTTTGTGCACGATAATAAAACGATTATCTTTTGA
- a CDS encoding CCA tRNA nucleotidyltransferase, with product MKRYIDLHGSFLSQFEEAKTFLAPYTKRAYLVGGSVRDICVDEPLHDLDIEVYDIAPETFDNLMQRIGAVGVGKSFFVYKWGNIDFSLPRIERKSGVGHNAFEVEVCEDEKEASKRRDFTINAMMLNIFTYELLDFWDGQKAILDRLLVIIDEEKFKEDSLRVLRAMQFSARLGFKIESKSLMIMREIALSDLTKPRILWEFEKLFNASYLHYGLFYMYQLELFEKCFTCKVENHFFTIARELLRCKHNFQEEFASYYFVYIVANRLQQDPIKWLSALDAPNHYRRFFRNQPFVEGEINDKTLLHVSLDIPLCEWLGHYREGVKERAIALEIWEQPFDGGISVHDVMNEGFEGRSIGDELRKRRIAKIQELCEAE from the coding sequence ATGAAACGCTATATCGACCTGCATGGGTCATTTCTCTCACAATTTGAAGAAGCAAAAACGTTTTTAGCGCCGTATACCAAACGTGCCTATTTGGTAGGGGGTAGCGTGAGAGATATTTGTGTGGATGAACCTTTACATGATTTGGATATTGAGGTGTATGACATTGCCCCTGAAACCTTTGATAACTTGATGCAACGCATTGGTGCGGTGGGGGTAGGTAAAAGTTTTTTTGTGTATAAATGGGGCAATATCGACTTCTCTTTGCCTCGTATTGAGCGCAAAAGTGGTGTGGGACACAATGCCTTTGAGGTTGAGGTATGTGAGGATGAAAAAGAGGCGTCTAAAAGGCGTGATTTTACGATCAATGCCATGATGCTCAATATCTTCACGTATGAACTGCTTGATTTTTGGGATGGGCAAAAGGCGATTTTGGATCGTTTGTTGGTCATTATTGATGAAGAAAAATTTAAAGAAGATAGCTTAAGAGTGCTTCGTGCGATGCAATTTAGTGCACGTTTAGGTTTTAAAATAGAGTCAAAAAGTTTGATGATTATGCGAGAGATTGCCTTGTCTGATTTAACAAAACCTCGTATTTTATGGGAGTTTGAAAAACTGTTTAATGCTTCTTATTTGCACTATGGATTATTTTACATGTACCAACTTGAGCTGTTTGAAAAATGTTTTACATGTAAAGTGGAAAATCATTTTTTTACGATTGCGCGCGAATTGCTACGATGTAAGCACAATTTTCAAGAGGAGTTTGCCTCTTACTATTTTGTTTACATCGTCGCCAATCGTTTACAACAAGACCCTATAAAATGGCTTAGTGCCCTTGATGCGCCCAATCATTACCGTCGTTTTTTTCGCAACCAGCCATTTGTGGAGGGCGAGATAAATGATAAAACCCTTTTACATGTAAGCCTTGATATACCTTTGTGCGAATGGTTAGGGCATTACAGGGAAGGTGTGAAAGAGCGTGCCATAGCGCTTGAGATTTGGGAGCAGCCTTTTGATGGGGGCATTAGCGTTCATGATGTGATGAATGAAGGATTTGAGGGACGCTCCATTGGAGATGAGTTACGAAAAAGACGTATAGCTAAAATTCAAGAATTATGTGAGGCAGAGTAA
- a CDS encoding CiaD-like domain-containing protein, producing MELKEMILSTLKELEEVVPKEESKAQTLQPPRQVNAEAFEPEIMLEVHEEIHKEAEVRLSFVDESSCEERERQFYLNLRERILVLFEGFQSPNNKNIEAKIDLTLNFLEYLLATIDEQLEKVDSSKK from the coding sequence ATGGAATTAAAAGAGATGATTTTATCGACTCTCAAAGAGCTTGAAGAGGTTGTGCCTAAGGAGGAATCCAAGGCACAAACCCTGCAACCGCCACGACAGGTGAATGCAGAAGCGTTTGAGCCTGAGATTATGCTAGAGGTTCACGAAGAGATTCATAAAGAGGCAGAGGTAAGGCTCTCTTTCGTGGATGAATCGAGCTGTGAAGAGCGGGAGAGACAGTTTTATCTCAATTTGCGTGAGCGTATTTTGGTTTTATTTGAGGGCTTCCAATCTCCAAACAATAAAAACATTGAAGCGAAAATTGATTTGACGCTCAACTTTTTAGAGTATCTTTTAGCCACGATTGATGAGCAGTTGGAGAAAGTGGACTCTTCTAAAAAATGA
- the leuB gene encoding 3-isopropylmalate dehydrogenase — protein MKKIYNIAVIRGDGIGPEIVDEAIKVLDSVCAKEDFELRYEDYLMGGVAYDFKGTPLPDETIEGCLKSDAVLFGAIGGQKWDTLPREFRPETGLLKLRKALGLFANLRPTAVFDELLDASTLKPEVLKGVDLFVVRELTGGIYFGEPRANDGFTGYNTMIYTKPEIERIARVAFDSAMKRRREVCSVDKANVLEVSQLWRDTVNEIAKEYPEVTVTHMYVDNAAMQLVRNPRQFDVILTGNIFGDILSDEASMISGSIGLLPSASIGGKVGLFEPIHGSAPDIAGQGIANPLATILSASMMLRFALGESKAADRIESAIKKVLQDGYRTKDLANYGAKEVCSTTQMGSIIADYVNKL, from the coding sequence TTGTCGATGAGGCGATTAAAGTATTGGACAGCGTGTGTGCAAAAGAGGATTTTGAACTGCGTTATGAAGACTACCTTATGGGTGGTGTGGCGTATGATTTTAAAGGCACACCACTTCCTGATGAGACCATTGAGGGGTGTTTGAAAAGCGATGCAGTGCTTTTTGGTGCGATTGGCGGTCAAAAATGGGATACTTTGCCTCGTGAGTTTCGCCCAGAAACGGGTCTTTTAAAACTTCGTAAAGCCTTAGGTTTATTTGCAAACCTCCGTCCAACGGCTGTGTTTGATGAGCTTTTAGATGCGAGTACACTTAAGCCTGAAGTGCTTAAAGGGGTTGATTTATTTGTCGTGCGAGAGCTAACGGGGGGCATTTACTTTGGTGAGCCTCGTGCCAATGATGGCTTCACGGGCTACAACACCATGATTTACACCAAACCTGAGATTGAGCGTATTGCCCGTGTGGCGTTTGACTCAGCCATGAAGCGTCGTCGTGAGGTCTGCTCTGTCGATAAAGCCAATGTTTTAGAAGTAAGCCAACTCTGGAGAGACACGGTCAATGAAATCGCCAAAGAGTACCCAGAAGTGACAGTAACTCACATGTATGTAGACAATGCAGCGATGCAGTTGGTACGAAACCCACGCCAATTTGACGTCATTTTAACGGGCAATATTTTTGGGGATATCTTAAGTGATGAGGCGAGTATGATTAGCGGTTCTATTGGATTGTTACCTTCAGCATCCATTGGTGGCAAAGTAGGCTTGTTTGAGCCGATTCATGGCTCAGCCCCTGATATCGCAGGACAAGGCATCGCCAATCCACTTGCTACCATTTTAAGTGCCTCTATGATGTTACGTTTTGCCCTAGGTGAGAGTAAAGCGGCGGATAGAATTGAGAGTGCCATTAAAAAGGTGCTTCAAGATGGCTATCGAACGAAAGATTTGGCGAACTATGGGGCGAAAGAGGTGTGTTCAACGACACAAATGGGTTCTATTATCGCTGATTATGTCAATAAACTATGA